The Cottoperca gobio chromosome 5, fCotGob3.1, whole genome shotgun sequence region GTACATGTGACCATTGCTCAACCACTCACGATCATACCAGTAGCGCAGACTCTGCCTCTGACCTGAAAATCATTAACAAATTGCAATGAAATGTTAGCAAATGCAGTGACTGAGAACTCAGAAAGTCATTTAGTTGGGGTGTGACAATTTTGGATTGtagtaatataatgtatataactGGCTACACAGCACAAGACACAAATGTGATGCAGCTTTAGCTTGATACACAATGCTTAGTATACAAAATACTTTGGTCTACAATTATCACTTTTACAAACAATGCGTTTCACTTGCTCTGACTGGGCTAACCAGGCCTTAGCATTAACTTTTGGTTGCCGAAACGGAAAATATGGTTGGCATTTTTAGTCACGCTCTGAGTACTACGCCTCCCAAGGCTTCACAAATTTCGTTTTTTGTTTAGGTTCATCTGGTTCTACGTCCGTTGAATCAATTTTCACATCTGTTTGCTTTGTAAAACAGATGCCTGTGCACATGTAAAGCGATGTCCGGTTCTGACCGTAACGGCAATATCTAAATTCCATTAATGCAAAGAAAAaacttaaaatgtctttattttgggGTGCCTGTTTTCTTGTTTGCTGTCCCGATATACTATATGTTGAAAAGTGGTTAACCATTACGGTCGAGCCCTGACTGGTCATGCAGACCAGCTCATTCCTCTACCTTGGCAGAGTGTTTACTCTTGAAACAAGTATAAAAACAGCTACTGTATAATCATGTAGTGTATGCATCTGTAGATTCATCGTTTAGTGATATTGATGGACACAAAATTAATATGCTTCAAGCATAATCAGTGTCTCTTCTCATCACATTCTATAACTGGAGCATATTCTGGGCTGTGCTGGCCACACCAGGACCAGTTTACTGCATCCTGGTTAACATTGTCCTCTTTTAGCAGGACAACATTCTGATGCACGAGAACTTAGAAACGTTGCAAGATTGGTGAAAACgatctaattattttttttaaatgttgccgtttaattataaaaataggTTCTTAGGCAACTAACTTTAGAATCATAATGTACAACTGCATAATATTTGTCcaattgttatttaaaaaaatatttttccacAAAAATCATCACTCTCCATTGTTAATTGTACACACCGTTATGCGTCGTActgtccactagatggcagaTAATACTTTGTTCAATGAACGAGGAAGCTTACTGTGCTCTCTACCAGATTAGCTAAACAGATGCTTTGATGTCAAAAGCCCTAAATTACGACAGTCTGTAATTTATAGCACAAGGTTTCAGTGTTTTTCCCCTCACCTGGTGGGTCTCTGCAGATGTAGCAGGTGTATCGGTCTGGAACATTGTCTTCCAGCAGGCCCATGCAGGTGCCATGCTGCCAACACAAACAATCTTCACACTGAGGGAAGGACACGCATGCGTTATATTAATGCAACCCTAAGGctaaatataagaaaataactTACGACTTAAAAATAGACAAGTGGTGACCAAAAACAACCAGCTCACCTGAATCATGAAGTCattctcttcctccacctcacAGATACACCGCACTATCTCTTGGTCACTTGTGTCCACAGCGCCGGAGTCCACACTCAGGGGAGGTGTGGTGACGTCCAAATCCACCCCAAAGTCGTCGTCGCTCCACCCACAGCTGTCCGTGGACCAGTCACTCATGCTATCCTCATCTACAGTAACAGGGACAAACGCTAATGGTTTTTCATGGGAATATGACACAGCAGGAATTAACTTTAATTAATATTCTTGCACTACATgagttttaattaataattaataattatatgatGAGGCAAGCCATAGCAGCAAAGAGCAGCTCAGGATTCAATCAACCAAGcggtaaaatatttttttatctcatCTGTGACAGCAGccagtttaaaaaaagggatagttcaccccaaaatataaaatattaattccccttacctgtagtgctatttatcaatcttgGTTGTTTGGTGTTAGTTATAGTGTGTTGGCGTTATCAGCCAGAGATGTCtgccaatataatggaactagatggtaCTCTCATATAAATTTGCAAAACTCATCAGCAATGTCTCTTAAGATAATCCACTGACCTTGTTgggagcagtttcatgtaggaacaattttctttttaccagACTACACCAGCCAACCGTATCACCGTGCAGAAGGAATTGTGCATCTAGTCATGGACGAGATGCTCTCCTGAGCGCACCAACATTACAGCTCAGCCGAGAAGGACACCGTTAATGTTTACGCAAATAATTTTTCCGCTGCTTAGAGCACCACAAGCGGAGTGCCATCTAGTGCAgctatctccaacactcagcaacacaccaaaacaatctagattgaaaATAGCACTACAGAtaagaggaaaaacatttatattttgattTTGAGGTGAACTGTGCCTTTAATTCTTCAGGTCATGATGTGTTATGGGAAACAACATTTGGACACAGATACCAGATGTGACATGCATCAAACTACAACAACAGCATGATGGATTGAATCCAGAGGGAATAGAagaatggagaggagaggaagccatgtacagtcacacagaagaactaacacacacacacacacacacacagtcacagagatACCCACCATCCACATGTATCTGCTGTGAGTAGCTGTATCCGGGCCTGCTGGGGAAGGCCTCAGGCTTGTGATTGTGTGAGGGGGGGAATTTGAGTGGCAAATTCAATTTGGACTGAAGACCCAATACTGAGATGTCAATATTCTCCTCACTACCTGTGTAGTCTGTTAAtaagggaaggggggggggggggagcagacgtagaacaaaatgtcaactttggAAATGCTTAACAAATGCCCATCAGGAGGTGACAAACTGTGGGACAACAAACATGGACAAATAATAGACTCAAGAACTATCAGGGAAAATCAATTTGATAAAATAATTTCCAGCCCATGTTTCAGGTCTTTTAATAGTATGAACTAACCAAAGTGGAAGGGAACCTACAATATCTGTGTGCATGCTAAACATATTGTACGTACATGTGAATGCTAACTAGGAATAGCGAGAACAGTGTTGGATTAGTCAATATAAGTGCCACAACAGTAGCCATGTTACGAGTCTTCGTATACGGGGGGCAATGCAAGCTACAGCATGATGTCAAAGAAATGAGTTGGAGCTTTCTGATTGGTATCAGGGAGTGACAGAGGCCAGGGACAGATGTAACACTTCTCCCACACACAAAGGCTCAGCCACCACACCAAGAGGAGTGAATGTAGTACTTTATGCTTTGCAGGCTAGCCGTTTCTACAATGTCACAGTGAATGCACATGCAGAGCAGGAGATATGTGAGGAGGCCCAATGCCAGGAAGGGACCCCCTTCTTACCAGACTTagccttctttttcttcttcttcttctttagtttAATGCGGAGGAAGTCCTTCTGTTTCGGTTTCTCTTTCAGTTTGTCTTTTACTGACCCTGGGGACCGTTAAGTGGCAAGAGTTAAGCCATGTGCGTGCAAAGCTAACTATTAAGCAAAATTGTAACAGTGAACAGATAGGACtctctgtaaacacacaatGCAGTCATTTTCTTCATACTGCATGATACTGACCGATGTCAAAGCCACTCTTGTCAGAGTCCTTGTCCTGCTGCAGGCATCCATTCCTGTCCAGCTGGTTCTCTTTGCTCTTCTCCCTCAGCAGTGTCCTCTGCTGGTGGCTCTGGGTGTTGACTGCAGGCGGGGCCGATGTGCGCCTGCCTGCAGTCTTCACCTCACCACGGGGAGCCGTGCCAGGCCCAACAGAGTCTGGGGAAAAaatcaaaaaaggaaaaggccAAATATAAGCCCAAAGCTCTGACTATTTCTTTGCATGGCTGgaagttaaatatttacaatGGATGCCTTATTTTAGAAGCATACACTGTGTGCACAATTATTAAGCAATTGAGTATTTTGCCCATATCATCATTGTTATGCATATTTTCAAACTCCAAGCTGTATAAACTTGAATGTGTATTGGATTTAAGCATATCAGGTGATGCGTATTTGTGTAATGAGGGAGCGTGGAGATCAACACCCTATATCAAGGTGTGCGTAATTATTAGGTAGCTTCTTTTCCTAAAAAAGAGCCAAAAAAGAGATTTAACTGActctgaaaagtaaaaaattgTAAAAAGTATTTCAGAGGGATGCAGAACTCTTGAAATTGCTAAGATATTGGGGAGTGATCACAGAaccatcaaatgttttgttgcaaaTAGTCAACAGGGTCGCAAGTAACATGTTGAGAAAATAGAAACCGACCACCACAGAACAAGACACAAGTTGAAAGGTCAAAACTGGGCCAAGAAGTATCTGAAGACAGATTTTTTTCAAAGGTTTTATGGACCGATGAGATGAGTGACTCTTGACGGCCCAGTGGCTGGATCAGTAACGGGCACAGTGCTCCACTTCCGACTCAGACGCCAGCAAGGTGGCGGTGGGTTACTGGTATGGGCTGGTATTATTACAGATGTGCTAGTTGGACCTTTTCGGGTTGAAGATGGACTCAAAATCAACTCCCAAACCTACTGCCAGTTTTAGAAGACACTTTCTTCAAAGCAGTGGTACAGGAAAAATTCTGCATCTTTCAAGAAGACCATGATTTTTATGCAGGACAATGCTCCATCGCATGCATTGAAGTACTCCACTGCGACATGGACCCCTTACTCACCtaacctaaacccaattgagaaCTTGTGGGCCGTTCTTAAACGGGAGATGTACGGTGAAGGAAAACAGTACACCTCTCTGAACAGCGTGTGGGAGGCTGTGGTTGCTGCTGTCGTCAACAGATCAAGAAACTGACAGACTCCATGAATGGGAGGCTTGTGACTTGTTATTGAAAAGAACAGGGGCTATATTGGTCTgaacttctttttttatgtcagaaatgtttatttgtacatttttatgtttattatccTCACTTTAAACggatgaaaataaacaagtgagatgggaaaatgtttatttttcctttagTTGCATAATAATTCTGCACACTAATAGTTGCCCAATGCATGTGcacaaaagaaaaccaaaacctcccttttactttcttaattattcaggtttgaggtttattaacattttggatTGACGGAGAGCACTGTAGTTGttcaataatacaattaatccTCAAAAATACAACTTGGCTAATAATTGTGCACAGTGTATGAATAGAAATTATGCCATGATTTGATGACTTTCTGAATCTATTGGCTGCATTACATAGATTTGTGTTTGAGCATTGTAAAAAAAAGCTGATCCAGTTTCTAATAAAAAAGAGTTTTTCTGTCACAGTCCATTGGAACAGCAGTGAAACTAGAGAGGAACTCACGCATAGAGGCAGAGATGGTGCGCCTTCTTTTGGGGCCGCCCAAACCAGTGGTCGGTGCCTGTTTCTCGGAGGCCCTGGTCTGGACACTCCTGGTGGGGCTGCGCTCCCCCTCCGGAGGTTGCTCCTCGCCATGATAATATTTCATATGGTAGTGCAGCAACTTGGCCTTGCGGAATGACTTTGTGCAGCCGGGAGCGCTGCACTTAAACGGGTTGTGGTCGAGGTTGATGGACAGGACGGGGGGCGGTTGGTTTTTGATCACTCGGTACACTAAAACAAGGAACAATATACAGTCAGTGACACATGTAAAGGAAGTGCATCAAAGAAATGATGACTGTATTTGTTCAATACGTTTTGTACTCACATGGTTCTCTGCTGAATCGGTTGGGGTTGTGGAAACCCTGCTTTCTCACCGCTaccaaagaaatgtatttatttattctcttaaGTCTTCAAAATATGCCCAGCATGATATTGGCTGTACTCAGTAAATCATTTTCACAATCCTACAGATCCAATGATATTTCTGCTAATTTACGTCATTAACACTTACGTTTCACAGGCTGGGGAGGCGGCACGTCTGCTGCAGGCTGAGAGCTTTCCGATTGGACGTTTGGCTTCTGTTCCACATCTCCATTGGATTCTGTGGTTGTCATAGAGACAGGCACCTGCAGCATCTGTGCTGAGGTCTGAGTGGGAAACTCTGTGTATGGCTTGGGCGACTCTGTATATGGCTTGgtttccacctcctccttcttgACCTCTCCATTTACGTGACACCTTTCCTCGCTTTGCTCGTCATCTTCTTCCACCTTCACCCCATTTGTGAGTCCCGTCCCCTTTTCTACATCCCCGGGCTTGTTCAGGTCGGCTTGCTCTGCCATGTCCTCTTCCTGTTTGATAGTAGGCGCAGCCTCTACCTctccatttgttttcttgttcttATCGTTTACCATCCTCTCTTCCCGCTCCTCGTCCTCAGTGTTGCTGTCCTCCTGGTCCGACGTGCTACGTCTGGCTCGCTTGCTCTTGGGACCTCCATTCTCCTGAGGCCTCCTGTCTCTGCGGTTTGGGGCCCTCCTAACCATGTTCCTTTCAGAGGACCGAGACTGCCCTCCACCAACACCACCTCTCTGTTTTTCAGCAAGATAAAGAGGAAGTTTAGGAAACAAGCACAAAATAGCACTCGAGAGGATTGCTGTCGATGGATGTTTCAATCACGTATTACATTTACCTCTTTAATAAAAGGCTTCACGTGTATCCCCTTCACTGTCTGGATAACGCCATCGTAGAATTTCACAGTGTAGGATACTGAGGGGGATAAAGGAGAAAAGGTCTAATAGAGTCGGTTGCTAGTTGGGTAGTCGATTACAGACTAGTTTAGAAGTAGCTACGCTACAATGGTCTTTTTGTTGTGGTTAGTGTGAGATATTCCCCCATTTagatattttaaatgcattgcAGATCTTCTTTAAAACGTAAGTAAACATTCCGACTGTATTCTCTATTTAcacaattttgtatttaaaccaCACAACTTCAATAATCAGAGAAAAACATCTTCCAAAAATAAGATCTGCTCGGtttataaattaattaactTAAAATACTATCAATTCatacatttataacatttaaaagataattcTGCTCAAACTGTGCTCAACACCTGAAGTTGATTGATACCCACCATCTTTATTGACAGAAATGACCTTAGCGGGGTAGAAACGGCAGTCGGACCAGCTGGCCAGGACCTTGTCATTCACATGAAAACCCTGGAGGGAAAATGACAGAGCTCAAATTTTACAAGCAGATATCCACTTGGCTCCACTTATGCAAAGAAAACCAAAAGGAGATTCAGATAAAGAACACCTCTATGCAGAAATACTTTATGGGCAGAACTTCCAATTTCTCTATGCAACACAGGTCAAAGCATGAACAGCGTTCTTAGCTTACAGGTGGAGGAGCGTCGTCCTGCAGGCCCTGCCGCCTCAGCTGAACTCTCTCCACAGGTCTCAGGTAGGTACTTGTCCAGTCAAACCACTCGTCGTAACGGTGGCTCCACTGGCGATAATGGATTAGTACTTTTTCACCTTCGTAGTCAATCTTCTCTATGTTGGCAGCATACCTACATAACAAAAGGAATTCAATAATGCGTGATTTGACTGGGAGAGGTTTATGTTCCTTATCCTTAATATCAAACACATGAGGATGGTAACTCAGTAGAAATGAGTCAATCTTAAAAATGCcaaatgtaaagaaacacaatgaaTCATGTGACACTGCTTAACTTAAGAGGATGCTGGGGCAGTGTTGGGCTACTGTGATGAGTCCTTTTTTTACGATTACAAATTCAACAATAAAGTTTAAAGTTACAACCTCCAGTGACACATTGTCAATCCCAACATCTAAAGAGGAGAGCTTGCTTGTTCTTTAGCCAGGAGTTGCATAGAAGGACCAATATCAACttaatttttttgtgtgtcaATCAAAGGAATTGGATAAGTGTCCCTAGTCCCTTCAAAAAAGCTGCACACACTGTGGTGATTGTGACACCAATGTCACGTGGTttggggaaaataaaaaaatcagacATCTTTCCTTCATTTACTTATAATATGCTTAAACACAGGGTTCTTTTAAGGGTAGATTTAAGACCTAATGAAACTCGGAAAGAAAAAATCGACCAACTTTGCAATAACTAAAactgaagaaagaaacattattGTGCAGTTTGAAACGCTTCCTGCACAAAATACACTGTGCCTCGTATACATTGCCTAGCACCGGTTTCAGCCGTGCCACAAAATCTTGGTTGAATACCTCATTTTCATTGCATTTGCACTTCCCCATGTCTCTGCTCTGAGCATCTTGgccacaaacaaaacatgagtGCTGTTGACTCCAATATCCTGATCTGCGTGACTTCAATGCGAGATGCAGCCATTCGgttaattacatatttttttattaaattgatTATACCAATTATTTTGAGATGTTAAACTGCAATGtcagaaaaataatattcataaaatcctactttcacacatttaaatatcaatCAAAGCCTTATCTTTAGATTCATGTTACTGTCCATTATCAATCCAGATCAAAGACTGCTTGAGAGAGGCTCTTGTAATTAATTATCTTTTAATGTTGGATAGACATTCAGAATAGCTAAGCCTGGCCCAGAATGGAGAGAATGAGAATTTACAAGAAAGACGGAGAGGgggagacagcgagagagagagacagcaagtGAAGGAAGTGAACAGATACAGGGATGGGGAGGAATGAGCGAGGCCATGACTCACCAGTTTTTGAGGCTGTCTCTGGCCTCAAGCTGAGCTCCCACCTCAAAAGATATCCCTCTTCTGTTAGGGGGCGTCTTACTCATACTGCCCACATCAAGGCTCCcttcctgtacacacacacacacacacacacacacacacacactaactaatAAACAACCAATCAAAACTACACCCATATGAACTTGGGTACACTACTAAAAAACACATTGTTCCTAACCAAGAACACAATATACACGACTGTCAAGGACTTTATAGACAATCTTGCAGTCAAGCCTTGACTCTCAGGTCAtcactaacaattattttaccAGAAGACTTGGCAAATCACAGTTTTGCACCGCGAGTAGCAATGCTGGTCTTAAAGAGTACTCCGATTGGATGACAGCAGCACAATAAAGCAGTCAAGGCTGGGAAAAGATATTACCAATGTAAACATACACAGGCTACAGATGACATGTAACATCAGTGTACAGCAAGGGAAGACTGACATTTTAAGGTGAGCCATGTACCTCAAATGGTGATGAAATGTGTAATTAATACCAGATGTTCAGTGATCACTAGTTGAGA contains the following coding sequences:
- the phf20a gene encoding PHD finger protein 20 isoform X2, which translates into the protein MSKTPPNRRGISFEVGAQLEARDSLKNWYAANIEKIDYEGEKVLIHYRQWSHRYDEWFDWTSTYLRPVERVQLRRQGLQDDAPPPGFHVNDKVLASWSDCRFYPAKVISVNKDVSYTVKFYDGVIQTVKGIHVKPFIKERGGVGGGQSRSSERNMVRRAPNRRDRRPQENGGPKSKRARRSTSDQEDSNTEDEEREERMVNDKNKKTNGEVEAAPTIKQEEDMAEQADLNKPGDVEKGTGLTNGVKVEEDDEQSEERCHVNGEVKKEEVETKPYTESPKPYTEFPTQTSAQMLQVPVSMTTTESNGDVEQKPNVQSESSQPAADVPPPQPVKPVRKQGFHNPNRFSREPLYRVIKNQPPPVLSINLDHNPFKCSAPGCTKSFRKAKLLHYHMKYYHGEEQPPEGERSPTRSVQTRASEKQAPTTGLGGPKRRRTISASMHSVGPGTAPRGEVKTAGRRTSAPPAVNTQSHQQRTLLREKSKENQLDRNGCLQQDKDSDKSGFDIGSVKDKLKEKPKQKDFLRIKLKKKKKKKKAKSDEDSMSDWSTDSCGWSDDDFGVDLDVTTPPLSVDSGAVDTSDQEIVRCICEVEEENDFMIQCEDCLCWQHGTCMGLLEDNVPDRYTCYICRDPPGQRQSLRYWYDREWLSNGHMYGLSFLEENYSHQNAKKITTTHQLLGDVHHVVEIINGLQIKMSVLQSNTHPDLQLWRQPWKHLERLRTASDSYRGSDAAPSPVTPDEDMSRGEILMSNALEKLSRAATATTSSSSPFPSFQDSYITSEHCYQKPRAYYPAVEQRLVVETRQGSELEDSMRSTEELLEREQRYGSLLETDKPKSTSTSNKASMGGSWSQAETREVGGRDPGEAADNCRQHQQRQINLLDHIDAVQDEVSHRMDFIERELDVLESWLDYTGELEPPEPLARLPQLKHRMKRLLTQLGKVQQIAMYSST
- the phf20a gene encoding PHD finger protein 20 isoform X1 — its product is MSKTPPNRRGISFEVGAQLEARDSLKNWYAANIEKIDYEGEKVLIHYRQWSHRYDEWFDWTSTYLRPVERVQLRRQGLQDDAPPPGFHVNDKVLASWSDCRFYPAKVISVNKDVSYTVKFYDGVIQTVKGIHVKPFIKERGGVGGGQSRSSERNMVRRAPNRRDRRPQENGGPKSKRARRSTSDQEDSNTEDEEREERMVNDKNKKTNGEVEAAPTIKQEEDMAEQADLNKPGDVEKGTGLTNGVKVEEDDEQSEERCHVNGEVKKEEVETKPYTESPKPYTEFPTQTSAQMLQVPVSMTTTESNGDVEQKPNVQSESSQPAADVPPPQPVKPVRKQGFHNPNRFSREPLYRVIKNQPPPVLSINLDHNPFKCSAPGCTKSFRKAKLLHYHMKYYHGEEQPPEGERSPTRSVQTRASEKQAPTTGLGGPKRRRTISASMHSVGPGTAPRGEVKTAGRRTSAPPAVNTQSHQQRTLLREKSKENQLDRNGCLQQDKDSDKSGFDIGSVKDKLKEKPKQKDFLRIKLKKKKKKKKAKSDYTGSEENIDISVLGLQSKLNLPLKFPPSHNHKPEAFPSRPGYSYSQQIHVDDEDSMSDWSTDSCGWSDDDFGVDLDVTTPPLSVDSGAVDTSDQEIVRCICEVEEENDFMIQCEDCLCWQHGTCMGLLEDNVPDRYTCYICRDPPGQRQSLRYWYDREWLSNGHMYGLSFLEENYSHQNAKKITTTHQLLGDVHHVVEIINGLQIKMSVLQSNTHPDLQLWRQPWKHLERLRTASDSYRGSDAAPSPVTPDEDMSRGEILMSNALEKLSRAATATTSSSSPFPSFQDSYITSEHCYQKPRAYYPAVEQRLVVETRQGSELEDSMRSTEELLEREQRYGSLLETDKPKSTSTSNKASMGGSWSQAETREVGGRDPGEAADNCRQHQQRQINLLDHIDAVQDEVSHRMDFIERELDVLESWLDYTGELEPPEPLARLPQLKHRMKRLLTQLGKVQQIAMYSST